In one Podarcis muralis chromosome 7, rPodMur119.hap1.1, whole genome shotgun sequence genomic region, the following are encoded:
- the ZNF276 gene encoding zinc finger protein 276 isoform X1, whose product MKRDRRGRFLPAGAAARGAPEPPPPPAEAKSVRARRGRPTATSREQEQEPEPESEQWASPASEAAAAGFGRGVSTAYCRLCHGKFSSRSLRNAFGKVPVVGESSEKQRRMDQVFFTDFQRLVGVAVRQDPALPQFVCKKCHAQFYKCRSILKAFIQKVNLSPTGHLKPHGKDNLAQPPPPAAKGDAPSLADLITSSPQCLHSLVMWTHNHAESCQIAPSLQGVLSSEYCGIIQAVWGCEEGHDYVMSTDSDCSTLLVDNALSVKWELNKGPALQQAHVTGNGVGADCTVAAAAPPEPQRGATHTAASQQPAKSETPPPALSTESWVSESQDLPSFQDASEAPLQEESLPQPDCPLNGSPGPLSEKPVPSAASDERVKDEFSDLFEGYSLSDDENDKRAQSSDDYFEPYPEKRVSNNRNVESREAKKLEEPKIRKKPGPKPGWKKKIKCEREELPTIYKCPYQGCTAVYRGADGMKKHIKEHHEEVRERPCPHPGCNKVFMIDRYLQRHVKLIHTEVRNYICDECGQTFKQRKHLSVHQMRHSGAKPLQCEICGFQCRQRASLKYHMTKHKAETELEFACDQCGKRFEKAHNLNVHMSMVHPLTQTQDKAKAAELEQEALPEALSEASETAENHPVKLEPSVQQEPT is encoded by the exons ATGAAGCGGGATCGGCGCGGCCGGTTCTTACCCGCGGGCGCGGCGGCCAGGGGCGCTCCAGAaccgccgccgccaccagccGAGGCCAAGAGTGTCCGGGCCCGCCGGGGACGCCCCACCGCCACCTCccgggagcaggaacaggagccCGAGCCGGAGTCCGAGCAGTGGGCCTCGCCAGCCtcggaggcggcggcagcgg GATTCGGCCGGGGTGTGAGCACCGCTTACTGCCGGCTTTGCCACGGGAAGTTTTCCTCTCGGAGCCTGCGGAACGCTTTTGGAAAGGTCCCTGTGGTGGGGGAGAGCTCCGAGAAGCAGCGGCGCATGGACCAGGTCTTCTTCACGGACTTCCAGCGGCTGGTGGGGGTGGCTGTCCGGCAAGACCCGGCCCTCCCCCAGTTTGTCTGCAAGAAGTGCCACGCCCAGTTTTACAAGTGCCGCAGCATCCTCAAGGCCTTCATCCAGAAGGTGAACCTGTCTCCCACTGGCCACCTCAAGCCACACGGAAA GGACAACCTTGcccaacctcctcctcctgctgcaaaaGGAGATGCTCCCTCTCTAG CAGACCTGATCACATCCAGCCCCCAGTGCCTCCACAGCTTAGTGATGTGGACCCACAACCACGCCGAAAGCTGCCAGATTGCTCCCAGCCTGCAAGGCGTCTTGTCCTCGGAGTACTGCGGGATCATCCAGGCCGTGTGGGGCTGCGAAGAGGGTCATGATTATGTCATGAGCACAGATTCGGACTGCAGCACCTTGCTGGTGGACAACGCCCTGTCCGTCAAGTGGGAACTGAACAAGGGCCCTGCCCTGCAGCAGGCGCACGTGACGGGCAACGGGGTGGGGGCTGACTGTACTGTGGCTGCGGCAGCACCGCCGGAACCCCAGCGTGGCGCCACTCATACGGCAGCCAGCCAGCAACCTGCAAAAAGTGAGACTCCTCCACCTGCGCTTAGCACAGAAAGCTGGGTGTCGGAGAGCCAGGATTTGCCTTCCTTCCAAGATGCCTCGGAAGCTCCTTTGCAGGAGGAAAGCCTGCCGCAGCCAGACTGCCCTCTGAATGGCAGTCCAG GGCCACTGAGTGAGAAGCCGGTTCCCTCTGCAGCCTCGGATGAGCGGGTAAAAGACGAGTTCAGTGACCTTTTTGAGGG GTACTCCTTGAGTGACGACGAGAACGACAAGAGAGCGCAGTCTTCGGACGACTACTTTGAGCCTTACCCAGAAAAGAG GGTATCCAACAACAGGAACGTTGAAAGCAGAGAAGCAAAGAAGCTTGAAGAGCCCAAAATAAGGAAGAAGCCAGGACCCAAACCTGgctggaaaaagaaaataaaatgtgaaag ggaagagcTGCCCACTATTTACAAGTGTCCTTATCAGGGCTGTACAGCTGTGTACAGAGGTGCAGATGGCATGAAG AAGCACATCAAAGAGCATCATGAGGAGGTCAGAGAAAGGCCCTGCCCGCATCCAGGTTGCAACAAGGTGTTCATGATTGACCGGTACCTTCAGCGCCATGTGAAGCTCATTCATACAG AGGTGCGGAACTATATCTGTGACGAATGTGGCCAGACATTCAAGCAACGCAAACACCTCTCCGTTCACCAGATGCGCCACTCAGGAGCAAAGCCTCTCCA GTGTGAAATCTGTGGCTTCCAGTGCAGGCAGCGAGCATCCCTCAAGTACCACATGACCAAACACAAAGCAGAGACTGAGCTGGAGTTTGCCTGCGACCAATGTGGGAAGCGCTTTGAAAAGGCCCACAACCTCAACGTCCACATGTCCATGGTGCATCCCCTCACCCAGACTCAGGACAAAGCCAAGGCTGCTGAGCTGGAGCAAGAGGCTCTGCCAGAGGCTCTGTCGGAGGCTTCAGAGACTGCGGAGAACCATCCTGTAAAATTGGAACCGAGTGTGCAGCAGGAGCCCACCTGA
- the ZNF276 gene encoding zinc finger protein 276 isoform X2 gives MKRDRRGRFLPAGAAARGAPEPPPPPAEAKSVRARRGRPTATSREQEQEPEPESEQWASPASEAAAAGFGRGVSTAYCRLCHGKFSSRSLRNAFGKVPVVGESSEKQRRMDQVFFTDFQRLVGVAVRQDPALPQFVCKKCHAQFYKCRSILKAFIQKVNLSPTGHLKPHGKDNLAQPPPPAAKGDAPSLDLITSSPQCLHSLVMWTHNHAESCQIAPSLQGVLSSEYCGIIQAVWGCEEGHDYVMSTDSDCSTLLVDNALSVKWELNKGPALQQAHVTGNGVGADCTVAAAAPPEPQRGATHTAASQQPAKSETPPPALSTESWVSESQDLPSFQDASEAPLQEESLPQPDCPLNGSPGPLSEKPVPSAASDERVKDEFSDLFEGYSLSDDENDKRAQSSDDYFEPYPEKRVSNNRNVESREAKKLEEPKIRKKPGPKPGWKKKIKCEREELPTIYKCPYQGCTAVYRGADGMKKHIKEHHEEVRERPCPHPGCNKVFMIDRYLQRHVKLIHTEVRNYICDECGQTFKQRKHLSVHQMRHSGAKPLQCEICGFQCRQRASLKYHMTKHKAETELEFACDQCGKRFEKAHNLNVHMSMVHPLTQTQDKAKAAELEQEALPEALSEASETAENHPVKLEPSVQQEPT, from the exons ATGAAGCGGGATCGGCGCGGCCGGTTCTTACCCGCGGGCGCGGCGGCCAGGGGCGCTCCAGAaccgccgccgccaccagccGAGGCCAAGAGTGTCCGGGCCCGCCGGGGACGCCCCACCGCCACCTCccgggagcaggaacaggagccCGAGCCGGAGTCCGAGCAGTGGGCCTCGCCAGCCtcggaggcggcggcagcgg GATTCGGCCGGGGTGTGAGCACCGCTTACTGCCGGCTTTGCCACGGGAAGTTTTCCTCTCGGAGCCTGCGGAACGCTTTTGGAAAGGTCCCTGTGGTGGGGGAGAGCTCCGAGAAGCAGCGGCGCATGGACCAGGTCTTCTTCACGGACTTCCAGCGGCTGGTGGGGGTGGCTGTCCGGCAAGACCCGGCCCTCCCCCAGTTTGTCTGCAAGAAGTGCCACGCCCAGTTTTACAAGTGCCGCAGCATCCTCAAGGCCTTCATCCAGAAGGTGAACCTGTCTCCCACTGGCCACCTCAAGCCACACGGAAA GGACAACCTTGcccaacctcctcctcctgctgcaaaaGGAGATGCTCCCTCTCTAG ACCTGATCACATCCAGCCCCCAGTGCCTCCACAGCTTAGTGATGTGGACCCACAACCACGCCGAAAGCTGCCAGATTGCTCCCAGCCTGCAAGGCGTCTTGTCCTCGGAGTACTGCGGGATCATCCAGGCCGTGTGGGGCTGCGAAGAGGGTCATGATTATGTCATGAGCACAGATTCGGACTGCAGCACCTTGCTGGTGGACAACGCCCTGTCCGTCAAGTGGGAACTGAACAAGGGCCCTGCCCTGCAGCAGGCGCACGTGACGGGCAACGGGGTGGGGGCTGACTGTACTGTGGCTGCGGCAGCACCGCCGGAACCCCAGCGTGGCGCCACTCATACGGCAGCCAGCCAGCAACCTGCAAAAAGTGAGACTCCTCCACCTGCGCTTAGCACAGAAAGCTGGGTGTCGGAGAGCCAGGATTTGCCTTCCTTCCAAGATGCCTCGGAAGCTCCTTTGCAGGAGGAAAGCCTGCCGCAGCCAGACTGCCCTCTGAATGGCAGTCCAG GGCCACTGAGTGAGAAGCCGGTTCCCTCTGCAGCCTCGGATGAGCGGGTAAAAGACGAGTTCAGTGACCTTTTTGAGGG GTACTCCTTGAGTGACGACGAGAACGACAAGAGAGCGCAGTCTTCGGACGACTACTTTGAGCCTTACCCAGAAAAGAG GGTATCCAACAACAGGAACGTTGAAAGCAGAGAAGCAAAGAAGCTTGAAGAGCCCAAAATAAGGAAGAAGCCAGGACCCAAACCTGgctggaaaaagaaaataaaatgtgaaag ggaagagcTGCCCACTATTTACAAGTGTCCTTATCAGGGCTGTACAGCTGTGTACAGAGGTGCAGATGGCATGAAG AAGCACATCAAAGAGCATCATGAGGAGGTCAGAGAAAGGCCCTGCCCGCATCCAGGTTGCAACAAGGTGTTCATGATTGACCGGTACCTTCAGCGCCATGTGAAGCTCATTCATACAG AGGTGCGGAACTATATCTGTGACGAATGTGGCCAGACATTCAAGCAACGCAAACACCTCTCCGTTCACCAGATGCGCCACTCAGGAGCAAAGCCTCTCCA GTGTGAAATCTGTGGCTTCCAGTGCAGGCAGCGAGCATCCCTCAAGTACCACATGACCAAACACAAAGCAGAGACTGAGCTGGAGTTTGCCTGCGACCAATGTGGGAAGCGCTTTGAAAAGGCCCACAACCTCAACGTCCACATGTCCATGGTGCATCCCCTCACCCAGACTCAGGACAAAGCCAAGGCTGCTGAGCTGGAGCAAGAGGCTCTGCCAGAGGCTCTGTCGGAGGCTTCAGAGACTGCGGAGAACCATCCTGTAAAATTGGAACCGAGTGTGCAGCAGGAGCCCACCTGA